In Camelina sativa cultivar DH55 chromosome 16, Cs, whole genome shotgun sequence, a single window of DNA contains:
- the LOC109129475 gene encoding uncharacterized protein LOC109129475, whose amino-acid sequence MAIKNVIFLVAVACIVVSVNAQLPFLFQPSPGIPGFSDRTKCWSTLMDIPGCIAEISQSIITGKFGSIGPACCKTFLGVEANCIPKFPINPFFPPILKEQCSRIVGAVPPTTK is encoded by the coding sequence ATGGCTATCAAAAACGTGATTTTTCTTGTAGCGGTTGCATGCATTGTTGTTTCGGTAAATGCTCAGCTACCATTTCTATTCCAACCGAGTCCTGGTATACCAGGATTTTCTGATAGAACAAAATGTTGGTCAACGTTGATGGATATTCCTGGATGCATTGCTGAGATTTCTCAATCGATAATTACTGGAAAGTTTGGTAGCATAGGTCCAGCTTGCTGCAAAACATTTTTAGGAGTCGAAGCCAATTGCATCCCAAAATTTCCGATTAATCCATTTTTCCCTCCTATATTGAAGGAACAATGCTCAAGAATTGTCGGCGCTGTTCCTCCTACCACAAAGTAg
- the LOC109129476 gene encoding uncharacterized protein LOC109129476, whose translation MSIKNVVFLLAAICVVVSVNAQLPQFPALFPFPFPFQPIPGVSGLLDITKCWSVVMDIPGCVTEIAQSIFTGKFGNIGLACCKAFLDAEANCMPKIPFNPFFPPMLKEKCSRIAGAGASPPTPK comes from the coding sequence ATGTCTAtcaaaaatgttgtttttcttctgGCAGCCATATGCGTTGTGGTCTCGGTAAATGCTCAACTACCACAGTTTCCAGCTCTGTTTCCTTTTCCATTTCCATTTCAACCAATTCCAGGTGTGTCAGGATTACTTGATATAACAAAATGTTGGTCAGTAGTGATGGATATTCCTGGATGCGTTACAGAGATTGCTCAATCGATATTCACTGGAAAATTTGGTAACATAGGTCTTGCTTGTTGCAAAGCATTCTTGGATGCGGAAGCCAATTGCATGCCAAAAATTCCATTTAATCCGTTTTTTCCTCCTAtgctaaaagaaaaatgttcaAGAATTGCGGGTGCTGGTGCATCTCCTCCTACTCCAAaatag
- the LOC104750273 gene encoding uncharacterized protein LOC104750273 encodes MATLLELTPLQWNQPLPSSYMQKPRNRSSVLLYSKPQRRSNSIRFQISVKYKQSTSSDSDSRSGSNPFEQIVVQVKKALDSLKKPAIAAVLLGLLLFYDPNTALAASGGRIGGNSFSSRSRSSSSQSYSVPRTSNPSFSYSARTAPYYGPSPFGGGFMGPAVGFGFGGFSSFSLILVGFAAFVLVSGFLSDRSQDDSILTDTQKTSVIKLQVGLLGLGRTLQQDFNRLAESADTSTPEGLSYVLTEATLALLRHPDYCISCYSSVDVKPSIEKGEKRFNQLSIEERGKFDEETLVNVNSIKRQSSKIRKASGFSNEYIVVTILVAAEGIHKLPPINGTIDLKEALQKLGSIPRNKMMAVEVLWTPQNEADALSERELLEDYPLLRPL; translated from the exons ATGGCGACCTTACTTGAATTAACTCCGCTTCAATGGAATCAACCTCTTCCATCATCATACATGCAAAAGCCTCGTAATCGCAGCAGTGTTCTTCTCTACTCCAAACCTCAACGGAGATCAAACTCGATTCGTTTCCAAATCTCCGTCAAATACAAACAGTCGACGAGTTCGGACTCAGATTCGAGATCCGGTTCGAATCCGTTTGAACAGATCGTGGTTCAGGTCAAGAAAGCTTTAGATTCTTTGAAGAAACCAGCTATAGCTGCGGTTTTGCTTGGTTTGCTTTTGTTCTATGATCCTAATACGGCTTTAGCTGCGTCTGGTGGTAGAATTGGTGGTAACTCTTTCTCCTCGAGGTCTCGGAGCTCTTCTTCGCAATCGTATTCTGTGCCGAGAACATCGAATCCGAGCTTTTCGTATTCCGCTCGGACCGCTCCGTACTATGGTCCGTCACCGTTCGGTGGGGGTTTTATGGGTCCGGCGGTTGGTTTTGGGTTTGGTGGGTTTTCGAGCTTTTCTTTGATTCTGGTTGGTTTCGCTGCGTTTGTTTTGGTCTCTGGGTTCCTCTCAGATCGGTCACAGGATGATAGCATTTTAACTGATACTCAGAAAACTAGCGTCATTAAGCTACAG GTGGGGTTGTTGGGTTTGGGGAGGACACTACAACAAGATTTTAATCGTCTTGCTGAAAGTGCAGATACATCCACACCAGAGGGTCTGAGCTATGTTTTAACCG AGGCAACGCTGGCGTTGCTGAGGCACCCTGACTATTGCATCTCCTGTTATTCATCA GTGGATGTGAAGCCGAGTATAGAAAAGGGAGAAAAGCGATTTAATCAACTCTCAATTGAAGAACGGGGAAAATTTGATGAAGAGACACTTGTAAACGTGAATAGCATAAAGAGACAAAGCTCAAAGATTCGGAAAGCTAGCGGTTTCAGCAATGAATATATTGTG GTAACCATCTTGGTGGCTGCAGAGGGTATACATAAACTGCCGccaattaatggaactatagATCTGAAGGAAGCCTTACAGAAACTCGGGTCGAtaccaagaaacaaaatgatG GCAGTAGAAGTACTGTGGACACCGCAGAACGAGGCTGACGCTTTGTCAGAAAGGGAACTACTTGAAGATTACCCACTTTTGAGGCCTTTGTAA
- the LOC104750274 gene encoding uncharacterized protein LOC104750274: MYILRGKKHARNIFITLSNQDHHLTQTNKEKQKTSNFTTKEKKKKKKDFFQNSDLKARMIETVLTSKTLIGFISDTKPFESITDDYFRILDLDESGTLSPSELRKGLNHVVAVESEVASGEETDHVYNAIFERFGEDLVPEKFRDLVAEILTAMARGIGNSPVVMVVHNDGLIMKAVHHESEQQQGK, from the coding sequence ATGTATATTCTCCGAGGCAAGAAACATGCACGCAACATATTTATTACGTTATCGAACCAAGACCACCATTTAACCCAAACCaataaggaaaaacaaaaaacttcaaatttcacaacaaaagaaaaaaaaaaaaaaaaaaaagacttttttcaaaattcagaTCTCAAGGCAAGGATGATCGAAACGGTATTGACGAGCAAAACTCTCATCGGATTCATCTCCGATACAAAACCATTCGAATCAATCACCGACGACTATTTCCGGATTCTAGATCTAGACGAAAGCGGAACATTGTCTCCATCGGAGCTCCGGAAAGGTCTGAACCACGTGGTGGCTGTTGAATCCGAAGTCGCGTCCGGGGAAGAGACGGATCACGTGTACAACGCGATATTCGAGAGGTTTGGTGAAGATCTGGTTCCGGAGAAGTTTAGGGATTTGGTTGCGGAGATACTGACGGCGATGGCGAGAGGAATCGGAAACTCGCCGGTAGTTATGGTTGTGCACAACGACGGGTTGATTATGAAAGCTGTTCATCATGAATCTGAACAACAACAAGGCAagtga